A stretch of Schaalia odontolytica DNA encodes these proteins:
- a CDS encoding S8 family serine peptidase gives MSARRTRSRFLGRGLVGASLIAGLALVPIAAPVVSPDDSGAFGPGVAHADPVPTPSVRPTPTATPSSSATTPASESEGGECSQNSPSYIKQAPAIFDAVGVRRAWEVSRGRGVTVAIVDSGVAAGNQHFQGPDGSVVLPGIDLSGENTDGRVDVGEHGTAIAGAIAAQELPKEMGSGLVGVAPEAKILPVRVDTGLQDNRPHKEGEETFMSKVGRGIQWAADHGAQIIVVAQSAPEGDPQLEAAINAVRGRALVVASTGNVYQGQEANQVVYPAAYPGVLGVTASNADGSASDQQVHGAHVKLAVPAGVILTTWFDQADCLVGGYEGDQPLPSSSYATAYAGGFAALVASAYPDEGPDMWKYRLEVTALRGTPDQRTDALGWGVVAPFDALTFTDIGTRFGPEHPNAAEHPAPARPAVASADLTSRDNNLTIRAYIVSAIAVLGASLIGGLVILSHLRGRPAVVEDSEEDLS, from the coding sequence GTGAGCGCCCGCCGCACGCGTTCCCGCTTCCTGGGCCGAGGCCTCGTCGGGGCCTCGCTGATCGCTGGACTCGCGCTCGTGCCGATTGCCGCACCGGTTGTCTCGCCTGATGACTCCGGTGCGTTCGGTCCTGGCGTCGCTCACGCTGACCCGGTGCCGACCCCGAGCGTGCGTCCGACTCCGACTGCGACTCCCTCGTCGTCGGCGACGACGCCCGCGAGCGAGTCCGAGGGCGGCGAATGCTCGCAAAACTCGCCCTCGTACATCAAGCAAGCACCCGCCATCTTCGACGCCGTCGGGGTACGTCGAGCCTGGGAGGTCTCGCGAGGCCGTGGCGTCACGGTCGCGATCGTTGACTCGGGCGTCGCCGCTGGCAATCAGCACTTCCAGGGCCCGGACGGGTCCGTCGTGCTGCCCGGCATTGACCTGAGCGGTGAAAACACCGACGGGCGCGTCGACGTCGGCGAACACGGCACGGCCATCGCCGGTGCGATCGCCGCGCAGGAGCTGCCTAAGGAGATGGGATCCGGCCTCGTCGGCGTCGCCCCCGAGGCGAAGATCCTCCCGGTGCGCGTTGACACCGGGCTTCAGGACAATCGCCCGCACAAGGAAGGCGAAGAGACCTTCATGTCGAAGGTGGGCCGCGGGATCCAGTGGGCCGCCGACCATGGCGCGCAGATCATCGTCGTCGCACAGTCTGCTCCCGAGGGGGACCCCCAGCTGGAGGCAGCCATTAACGCCGTGCGCGGCCGGGCCCTCGTCGTGGCATCGACCGGCAACGTGTACCAGGGACAGGAAGCGAATCAGGTCGTCTACCCGGCCGCCTACCCGGGTGTGCTCGGCGTGACCGCCTCGAATGCTGACGGATCGGCCTCGGACCAGCAGGTGCACGGCGCGCACGTCAAGCTCGCTGTTCCCGCCGGCGTCATCCTCACGACCTGGTTCGATCAGGCCGACTGCCTCGTCGGCGGATACGAGGGGGACCAGCCCCTGCCGTCCTCGTCCTACGCGACCGCATACGCGGGCGGCTTCGCGGCCCTCGTGGCCTCGGCCTACCCCGATGAGGGGCCCGACATGTGGAAATACCGGCTCGAAGTGACCGCCCTGCGCGGCACGCCCGATCAACGCACCGACGCCCTCGGCTGGGGTGTCGTCGCTCCCTTCGACGCCCTCACCTTCACCGATATCGGCACCAGGTTCGGGCCGGAACACCCTAACGCCGCGGAACATCCCGCTCCCGCCCGACCGGCCGTGGCCTCGGCGGACTTGACCTCGCGCGATAACAACCTGACGATCCGCGCCTACATCGTGTCCGCGATCGCAGTCCTCGGGGCCTCGCTGATCGGAGGTCTCGTGATCCTCTCCCACCTGCGCGGTAGGCCCGCCGTGGTCGAAGACTCAGAAGAGGACTTGTCGTGA
- a CDS encoding type VII secretion protein EccB: MPSSKDILEAQRFNRNRLITAFTSGTPDGREVDTPSPVRPLIFGLVVAVILSVVGIGMRVFAPNPKLGEAQYQLVDVKGTGARYFWANGVLHPIANVTTARLLSPESKLTTIQASASSLENIPRGAQIGLPDVPDDVPVPDMLSKQWLSCDMESGYHTWIAKELPVANFPVKQATSALVQATGSGDKYFVDREKGKKYYIDSSVSRLGDWALSFQNLTSYPITVEPEWLDLFPSGTPLRPWSYNDIENAGQPAKNLPGDLKNEGITIGMVLDQVDSTGQVKNSYLVIDDSNLVVFNSTAARLYQDAPPSKKFPTEMFKYVEPVQAVFVGDDWPAVEDFESPEWFNESRDAASRTVLCAAMDTTDRANPTFDLVTMPEKRAIEASYDAESLQSPKGPSTTRNVTVAGGSGALLALTSGGGGEAASYVFISDMGFRHSLGDVPSVSMNALGWSASEAASVPRAWGELIPPGSEMSPKAAATSVGIK, from the coding sequence ATGCCGTCGAGTAAAGACATCCTCGAAGCCCAGCGTTTTAATCGAAACCGCCTGATCACGGCCTTCACCTCCGGCACGCCCGACGGGCGCGAGGTCGACACGCCCTCGCCCGTGCGCCCCCTTATTTTCGGGCTCGTGGTCGCCGTTATTCTCAGCGTGGTGGGAATCGGCATGCGCGTTTTTGCGCCGAACCCGAAACTCGGGGAGGCGCAGTATCAGCTGGTTGACGTCAAGGGGACGGGTGCCCGCTATTTCTGGGCAAACGGCGTCCTCCATCCCATCGCGAACGTGACCACCGCTAGGCTCCTCAGCCCCGAATCGAAGCTGACGACCATCCAGGCATCAGCGTCGTCACTCGAGAACATTCCGCGCGGCGCCCAGATCGGCCTGCCCGACGTCCCCGATGACGTGCCAGTACCCGACATGCTGAGTAAGCAGTGGCTCTCCTGCGACATGGAGTCCGGATACCACACGTGGATCGCCAAGGAACTGCCTGTGGCGAATTTTCCGGTGAAGCAGGCGACATCCGCGCTCGTTCAGGCGACCGGCAGCGGAGACAAGTACTTCGTCGATCGGGAAAAAGGCAAGAAGTACTACATCGACTCCAGCGTAAGCCGCCTGGGTGACTGGGCGCTGTCCTTCCAGAACCTCACCAGCTACCCGATCACCGTCGAACCCGAGTGGCTCGACCTCTTCCCTTCGGGCACGCCTCTGCGCCCCTGGAGCTACAACGACATTGAGAACGCGGGGCAGCCGGCCAAGAACCTGCCCGGTGACTTGAAGAACGAGGGCATCACCATCGGAATGGTCCTCGACCAGGTCGACTCCACCGGTCAGGTCAAAAACTCCTACCTGGTGATCGACGACTCGAATCTGGTGGTCTTCAACTCGACTGCGGCGCGCCTGTATCAGGACGCCCCGCCCTCGAAGAAGTTCCCCACCGAGATGTTCAAGTACGTCGAGCCCGTCCAGGCCGTCTTCGTCGGTGACGATTGGCCTGCCGTCGAGGACTTTGAATCGCCCGAGTGGTTCAACGAGAGCCGCGACGCGGCCAGCCGGACGGTCCTGTGCGCCGCGATGGACACCACTGATCGCGCTAATCCGACGTTCGACCTGGTCACCATGCCTGAAAAGCGTGCGATCGAAGCGTCCTACGATGCGGAATCTCTACAGTCCCCGAAGGGGCCGTCGACGACGCGCAACGTCACTGTCGCGGGCGGATCTGGCGCCCTCCTTGCCCTCACGTCCGGCGGTGGTGGCGAGGCCGCGTCCTACGTCTTCATCTCCGATATGGGCTTCCGCCACTCCCTCGGCGATGTCCCCTCCGTCTCCATGAATGCCCTCGGCTGGAGCGCCTCTGAGGCCGCGTCGGTCCCGCGCGCGTGGGGCGAGCTCATCCCGCCGGGTTCCGAGATGTCGCCGAAGGCCGCCGCCACCTCAGTGGGGATCAAGTGA
- a CDS encoding S8 family peptidase, which translates to MTTWVSRRWAKSVGVLASALALSLGASLTPVAPAYAADPPVTADKQDYYKYYKLKSIHDQGITGKGVTIAVLDGAVNPNIPELRGANIQDRMPCVKDSAPENAAHGTTVAQILVSPEFGVAPDATLYTYTLPLHGDASNCTLSGWTGEAENDTPLLIEQAINDGANIITISSNFGDNSIDLRWAMARAMAAGVIVVAAMGNETTEDPDDALAIWTGICGIGATLHDGSLTEYTNWGNGLLTTALGTVVTRDTSTGRVEEADGTSFATPIIAGFLALGWQHFDEDVSAGQMLQALAATGRSGNEWNKFTGYGPADPIAFLRSDPSQYTDENPCVPQDNRSLPTRDDVIDYMDGVVNPILIRNDDVYVYRGVNEEAALSREHGYPTHIGTSPRYHSQ; encoded by the coding sequence GTGACCACCTGGGTGTCGCGGCGCTGGGCAAAGAGCGTGGGCGTCCTCGCCAGCGCACTCGCGCTCAGCCTCGGCGCGAGCCTCACCCCCGTTGCGCCGGCTTACGCCGCCGACCCGCCGGTGACCGCTGACAAGCAGGACTACTACAAGTACTACAAGCTCAAGTCCATCCACGATCAGGGAATCACAGGCAAGGGCGTCACCATCGCGGTCCTGGACGGCGCCGTGAACCCGAACATTCCCGAACTCAGGGGCGCGAACATTCAGGATCGGATGCCCTGCGTCAAGGACTCGGCCCCAGAGAATGCGGCACACGGCACCACGGTCGCGCAGATCCTGGTCTCGCCCGAGTTTGGTGTTGCGCCGGACGCGACGCTCTACACCTATACACTCCCCCTTCATGGTGATGCGTCGAACTGCACGCTCTCCGGCTGGACGGGGGAAGCAGAAAACGACACGCCTCTCCTCATCGAGCAAGCGATCAACGACGGCGCCAACATCATCACCATCTCCAGTAACTTTGGCGATAATTCCATCGACCTTCGATGGGCCATGGCCAGGGCCATGGCCGCGGGAGTCATCGTCGTGGCCGCGATGGGCAACGAGACTACCGAGGACCCCGATGATGCGCTGGCTATCTGGACGGGAATCTGCGGCATCGGAGCAACGCTGCATGATGGCAGCCTGACGGAGTACACGAACTGGGGCAACGGGTTGTTGACGACCGCCCTGGGAACAGTCGTGACGCGTGACACCTCGACCGGTCGTGTCGAGGAAGCTGACGGAACGTCCTTTGCGACCCCGATTATCGCCGGCTTTTTGGCGCTCGGCTGGCAGCACTTCGACGAGGACGTGAGCGCAGGTCAGATGCTTCAAGCGCTGGCTGCAACGGGGAGAAGCGGAAACGAGTGGAACAAGTTCACCGGCTACGGCCCCGCCGACCCGATCGCGTTCCTCCGGTCAGACCCGTCGCAGTATACGGACGAGAATCCGTGCGTTCCGCAGGACAACAGGTCTTTGCCAACGAGGGATGATGTCATCGACTACATGGACGGCGTCGTCAACCCCATTCTGATTCGTAATGATGATGTCTACGTCTACCGCGGCGTGAACGAAGAGGCTGCCCTCAGCCGCGAACACGGCTACCCGACACACATCGGCACCAGCCCCCGGTACCACAGTCAGTGA
- a CDS encoding EsaB/YukD family protein: protein MASKTSRGVALIPLTITYGVDRSDVTLPQSIPLVELLPGMVETVGAFTDQPTNDGFAVRTASGRLLDQSKSLSAQGVRAGAALTLEPLGEGAADMVYDDLTEAVGQVVERVSTPWTREDARTLAALSAAGLVFVAALLLATTPPDALTALDSHSVTRYNVIAGAIGIVAALLVTATSAVMTRKYPQASGIALAHTVPFLTAASALRLSQSHWDTAGWGWTGLGLLIGSLAVLALPKRYRISIAAPLVVGTVLAATGLLVRLGQLSQAGISAILFALVIVLLQVAPWIALAHIPVRILDADTTEQIPAKGITDQVSTSFVFVVALRAGGAIAALFLAVALMTAPETRSISLPLTLIVLGAVSLVLQTRSIRARVEVLLGALTGLIVILVATVLGAYADPRTMPWLTLSAIATALVLVITNVVGPRARPHLTRIADTISVLSLFVLLPLAVYLWS, encoded by the coding sequence ATGGCATCGAAAACATCACGAGGAGTGGCGCTGATTCCGCTCACGATTACGTACGGCGTTGACCGTAGTGACGTGACGCTTCCGCAGTCGATCCCCCTGGTGGAGCTGCTCCCTGGAATGGTTGAAACGGTGGGCGCTTTCACTGATCAGCCAACGAATGACGGCTTCGCGGTGCGTACGGCCTCGGGTCGTCTGCTCGATCAATCCAAGTCCCTGTCCGCCCAGGGAGTGCGCGCCGGCGCGGCGCTCACGCTCGAGCCTCTGGGTGAGGGCGCTGCCGATATGGTCTATGACGACCTCACCGAAGCGGTCGGTCAAGTCGTCGAAAGGGTGTCCACTCCTTGGACACGTGAGGACGCTCGCACTCTTGCTGCACTCTCTGCGGCGGGCCTCGTCTTCGTCGCAGCCCTCCTCCTGGCCACCACTCCTCCGGACGCCCTCACCGCCCTCGATTCTCATTCCGTCACGAGGTACAACGTCATTGCCGGCGCAATCGGTATCGTCGCGGCGCTGCTCGTGACTGCGACGTCCGCCGTGATGACCCGGAAGTACCCGCAGGCGAGCGGCATCGCGCTGGCACACACCGTCCCCTTCCTGACGGCCGCATCGGCTCTGCGCCTGAGCCAGAGCCACTGGGACACCGCCGGCTGGGGGTGGACCGGCCTCGGCCTCCTGATCGGCTCCCTCGCCGTTCTCGCGCTGCCCAAGCGGTACAGAATCTCTATCGCGGCCCCTCTCGTCGTCGGTACGGTTTTGGCCGCGACCGGCCTCCTGGTTCGGCTCGGTCAGCTCTCTCAGGCGGGTATCTCCGCAATCCTCTTCGCCCTCGTGATTGTGCTTCTCCAGGTCGCGCCCTGGATCGCGCTGGCCCACATCCCCGTGCGCATCCTGGATGCGGACACGACTGAGCAGATTCCCGCGAAGGGCATCACCGACCAGGTCAGCACCTCCTTCGTGTTCGTCGTCGCTCTGCGCGCCGGCGGGGCAATCGCCGCTCTCTTCCTGGCCGTCGCCCTGATGACGGCACCCGAAACGCGGTCGATCTCCCTGCCGCTGACCCTCATCGTGCTCGGTGCGGTCTCCCTCGTTCTCCAGACGCGTTCCATCCGCGCTCGTGTTGAGGTGCTTCTCGGTGCTCTCACCGGCCTGATCGTGATTCTCGTGGCCACTGTGCTCGGCGCCTACGCGGACCCGAGGACCATGCCGTGGCTGACGCTGTCGGCAATCGCGACCGCCCTCGTCCTCGTCATCACGAACGTCGTCGGGCCTCGTGCACGCCCGCACCTGACGCGCATCGCCGACACGATCTCGGTGCTGTCGCTGTTTGTTCTGCTTCCCCTGGCCGTCTACCTGTGGAGCTGA